The Cronobacter sakazakii genome has a window encoding:
- a CDS encoding Dyp-type peroxidase produces MSVVQSGILPEHCRAAIWLEASVDESQREALRAASKIFADKVATFQAQFPEANLGVVVAFGHTLWRALTKDDSAAELKDFAPLGKGLAPATQHDVLIHILSLRHDVNFSVAQAALEAFGDALKIEEETHGFRWVEDRDLSGFVDGTENPAGEETRREVAVIQNGIDAGGSYVFVQRWEHNLKQLNRMSVPDQEMMIGRTKVANEEIDGDVRPVTSHLSRVDLKEDGKGLKIVRQSLPYGTASGVHGLYFCAYCARLYNIEQQLLSMFGDTDGKRDAMLRFTRPVTGGYYFAPSLTRLLAL; encoded by the coding sequence ATGTCTGTGGTTCAAAGCGGCATTTTGCCGGAGCATTGTCGCGCGGCTATCTGGCTTGAGGCGAGCGTTGATGAAAGCCAGCGTGAGGCGCTGCGCGCGGCGAGTAAAATTTTCGCCGATAAAGTCGCGACCTTTCAGGCGCAGTTTCCCGAGGCGAATCTTGGCGTTGTCGTGGCGTTCGGCCACACCCTTTGGCGGGCGCTGACGAAAGATGACAGCGCGGCGGAGCTGAAAGACTTTGCGCCGCTCGGTAAAGGGCTCGCGCCCGCGACGCAGCACGACGTGCTTATCCACATTCTCTCTCTGCGTCACGATGTGAATTTCTCCGTGGCCCAGGCGGCGCTGGAAGCATTCGGCGACGCGCTGAAAATCGAAGAGGAAACCCACGGTTTTCGCTGGGTGGAAGATCGCGACCTGAGCGGTTTTGTCGATGGCACCGAAAACCCGGCGGGCGAAGAGACGCGCCGCGAAGTGGCAGTGATTCAGAACGGCATCGACGCGGGCGGCAGTTACGTCTTCGTGCAGCGCTGGGAGCATAATCTCAAACAGCTCAATCGTATGAGCGTGCCGGATCAGGAGATGATGATAGGGCGCACCAAAGTCGCTAACGAAGAGATCGACGGCGACGTGCGTCCTGTTACGTCGCATCTTTCACGCGTTGATCTGAAAGAAGACGGCAAAGGACTGAAGATTGTGCGCCAGAGCCTGCCTTACGGCACGGCCAGCGGCGTGCATGGCCTTTACTTCTGCGCCTACTGCGCGCGTCTTTATAACATCGAACAGCAACTGCTGAGCATGTTTGGCGATACTGACGGCAAGCGCGACGCCATGCTGCGCTTCACGCGTCCGGTGACCGGCGGCTACTATTTCGCGCCTTCACTGACCCGCCTGCTTGCCCTTTAA
- a CDS encoding sulfate ABC transporter substrate-binding protein: MAVKSVKKAWGALAISLLMAGSAQATELLNSSYDVSRELFAALNPPFEQQWAKENNGDKLTIKQSHAGSSKQALAILQGLKADVVTYNQVTDVQILHDKGNLIPADWQARLPNNSSPFYSTMAFLVRKGNPKNIHDWNDLVRPDVKLIFPNPKTSGNARYTYLAAWGAADKADGGDKAKTEQFMTQFLKNVEVFDTGGRGATTTFVERGLGDVLISFESEVNNIRNQYAKEGYEVVVPKVNILAEFPVAWVDKNVKANGTEKAAKAYLNWLYTPQAQQIITSYYYRVNNPQVMESLKDKFPQTELFRVEDAFGTWPDVMKTHFASGGEFDKLVAAGRK, translated from the coding sequence ATGGCCGTGAAATCAGTGAAAAAAGCATGGGGCGCGCTGGCGATTTCTCTGCTGATGGCGGGTTCCGCGCAGGCGACTGAACTGCTTAACAGCTCTTATGATGTTTCGCGCGAGCTGTTCGCTGCCCTGAACCCGCCGTTTGAACAGCAGTGGGCGAAGGAGAACAACGGCGACAAGCTGACGATCAAACAGTCTCACGCAGGCTCCTCAAAGCAGGCGCTCGCGATTTTACAGGGCTTAAAAGCAGACGTTGTAACTTATAACCAGGTGACCGACGTTCAGATCCTGCATGACAAAGGCAATCTGATCCCGGCCGACTGGCAGGCGCGTCTGCCGAACAATAGCTCGCCGTTTTACTCCACCATGGCGTTCCTGGTCCGTAAAGGAAACCCGAAGAACATTCACGACTGGAATGACCTGGTGCGCCCGGACGTGAAGCTGATTTTCCCGAACCCGAAAACCTCCGGCAACGCGCGCTATACCTATCTGGCGGCCTGGGGCGCGGCGGATAAAGCCGACGGCGGCGATAAAGCCAAAACCGAGCAGTTTATGACCCAGTTCCTGAAAAACGTTGAGGTGTTCGACACCGGCGGGCGCGGCGCGACCACCACGTTTGTCGAGCGCGGCCTGGGTGACGTGCTGATTAGTTTTGAATCGGAAGTCAATAACATCCGTAATCAGTACGCCAAAGAAGGCTACGAAGTCGTGGTGCCGAAGGTGAATATCCTGGCGGAGTTCCCGGTGGCGTGGGTCGATAAAAACGTAAAGGCCAACGGCACGGAAAAAGCGGCCAAAGCCTACCTGAACTGGCTCTACACGCCACAGGCGCAGCAGATTATCACCAGCTATTACTACCGCGTGAATAACCCGCAGGTGATGGAATCGCTGAAAGATAAATTCCCGCAAACCGAGCTGTTCCGCGTGGAAGACGCCTTCGGCACATGGCCGGACGTGATGAAAACCCATTTCGCGAGCGGCGGTGAGTTCGACAAGCTGGTGGCGGCGGGGCGTAAGTGA